The following are encoded in a window of Collinsella aerofaciens genomic DNA:
- a CDS encoding NifU family protein: protein MAVNEELLKKVLEEIRPNLQADGGDMEYIGVDDEGVVKLELQGACAGCPMSALTLSMGIERILKEHVPGVTRVEQVNASGETDDLYDEYAPF from the coding sequence GTGGCTGTTAACGAAGAGCTGCTTAAGAAGGTTCTTGAAGAGATTCGCCCCAACCTACAGGCCGACGGCGGCGACATGGAGTATATAGGCGTTGATGACGAGGGCGTCGTCAAGCTGGAGCTTCAGGGCGCCTGTGCCGGTTGTCCCATGAGCGCCCTGACGCTTTCCATGGGCATCGAGCGTATCCTCAAGGAGCACGTGCCCGGCGTTACGCGTGTCGAGCAGGTCAATGCCTCCGGCGAGACCGATGACCTGTACGACGAGTACGCGCCGTTCTAA
- a CDS encoding deoxycytidylate deaminase, whose translation MSDDLHQTSSGKRLDVISWDEFFMSVAIAAQRRSKDPNTQVGACIANTNHRILSVGYNGTPSALNDDFFPWGTSDDPLQDKHNYVVHAEANAVLNYRGSLKDLEGSTVYVTLFPCHDCAKILAQVGVGEVVYLDNKYADTDDGRISRRILDSCGISYRQVIVDVHIGTEGRAQQ comes from the coding sequence ATGTCGGACGATCTTCATCAAACTTCGTCAGGCAAGCGCCTGGACGTCATTAGCTGGGACGAGTTCTTTATGAGTGTGGCCATCGCCGCGCAGCGCCGCAGCAAGGACCCCAACACGCAGGTTGGTGCGTGCATCGCCAACACCAACCACCGCATCCTTTCGGTGGGCTACAACGGTACACCCTCGGCGCTCAATGACGACTTTTTTCCGTGGGGTACGAGCGACGACCCGCTGCAGGACAAGCACAACTACGTGGTCCATGCCGAGGCCAACGCCGTGCTCAACTACCGTGGCTCGCTCAAGGACCTCGAGGGTTCCACGGTCTACGTCACGCTGTTCCCGTGCCACGACTGCGCCAAGATTTTGGCTCAGGTGGGCGTGGGCGAGGTCGTCTACCTGGACAACAAGTACGCCGACACCGATGACGGACGCATCAGCCGCCGCATCCTCGACTCCTGTGGCATCAGCTACCGCCAGGTTATCGTCGATGTTCACATCGGCACCGAGGGGCGGGCTCAGCAGTAG
- the lgt gene encoding prolipoprotein diacylglyceryl transferase, producing the protein MLNDFYHMLDPVAISAGPITIYWYGLAYVVGALLTAVVMYRTQRRWGFDITVDDLTSVVVGVVFGLIIGARLFYVIFYGDGYYWAHPLEIFATNEGGMSFHGGLVGGVIGGVLVCRMYKLDAWTIADLAVIGAPLALCLGRCANFVNGELWGKPTDLPWGVVFGGTAGDMPRHPSQLYEAFLEGIVLFCILQVLSRKKPLLPQGTFMGVFVMGYGIVRFLVEFVRVPDAQLGYLLSGVITMGQLLSLPLVIAGLALIIFARRRNQPQRVYLDA; encoded by the coding sequence ATGCTCAACGACTTCTACCATATGCTTGATCCCGTCGCGATCTCGGCGGGCCCCATCACCATCTACTGGTACGGCCTGGCCTACGTGGTCGGTGCCCTGCTCACGGCGGTCGTCATGTACCGCACGCAGCGTCGCTGGGGTTTTGACATTACGGTCGACGACCTGACGAGTGTCGTGGTCGGCGTGGTCTTTGGCCTTATCATTGGCGCCCGCCTGTTCTACGTCATCTTTTACGGCGACGGCTACTACTGGGCGCATCCGCTCGAGATCTTTGCCACCAACGAGGGCGGCATGAGCTTCCATGGCGGTTTGGTGGGCGGCGTTATCGGCGGCGTGCTCGTGTGCCGCATGTACAAGCTCGACGCCTGGACCATCGCCGACCTTGCCGTTATCGGTGCTCCGCTGGCCTTATGTCTGGGACGCTGCGCCAACTTTGTCAACGGCGAGCTGTGGGGCAAGCCGACCGATCTGCCCTGGGGCGTGGTCTTTGGCGGGACTGCGGGCGATATGCCGCGTCACCCCTCCCAGCTCTACGAGGCATTTCTTGAGGGCATCGTGCTCTTTTGCATTCTGCAGGTGCTCAGCCGCAAAAAGCCGCTACTGCCCCAAGGCACGTTTATGGGCGTCTTTGTGATGGGCTACGGCATCGTCCGCTTTCTCGTTGAGTTTGTGCGCGTGCCCGATGCGCAGCTGGGCTATCTGCTGAGTGGCGTCATCACCATGGGTCAGCTGCTGAGCCTGCCGCTTGTAATCGCGGGCCTGGCGCTCATCATCTTTGCTCGTCGCCGCAACCAGCCCCAGCGCGTCTACCTGGACGCCTAA